A stretch of the Lonchura striata isolate bLonStr1 chromosome 17, bLonStr1.mat, whole genome shotgun sequence genome encodes the following:
- the MATN4 gene encoding matrilin-4 encodes MKLLPVASLLLLLLTTLEARPKPAALKCRTGPLDIVFVIDSSRSVRPFEFETMRRFMMDIIGNLDVGPNATRVGVIQYSSQVQNIFSLKTFFTRADMERAINSIIPLAQGTMTGLAIQYAMNVAFTTQEGARPLHKRIPRIAIIVTDGRPQDRVTEVATQARNAGIEIYAVGIQRADMNSLRAMASPPLEEHVFLVESFELIQQFAKQFQDKLCGVDMCVEREHGCQHSCISTPGSFYCECNPGYRLNVDGKTCSPIDACADGSHGCQHHCVSVRGSYSCRCRPGYYLSHNKRSCTMIDYCSFGNHSCQHECVSIPNGHYCRCRSGFTLQPDSKSCRATDLCNGVDHGCEFKCVSTEGSYHCVCPEGQQLQADGKTCSKCGAGHVDLVMVIDGSKSVRPQNFELVKQFVNRIVDLLEVSPHGTRVGLVQYSSRVRTEFPLNKYHSADEIKKAVMDVEYMEKGTMTGLALKHMVEHSFSELEGARPLSYNIPRIGLVFTDGRSQDDISEWARRAKESGIVMFAVGVGKAVEEELRAIASEPVEQHFSYSADFTTMTHLVENFSLNICPEEGKGETEIRSPCECEALVQFQTNTVAILQSLTEKIAQMTARLEDLEKQIANKK; translated from the exons ATGAAGCTCCTGCCTGTTGCCTCtctcctcctgcttctcctgACAACACTGGAAGCCAGACCAAAACCTGCAG CGCTGAAGTGCAGGACGGGTCCCCTGGACATCGTGTTTGTGATCGACAGCTCGCGCAGCGTGCGCCCCTTCGAGTTCGAGACCATGCGGCGGTTCATGATGGACATCATCGGCAACCTGGACGTGGGCCCCAACGCCACACGGGTGGGGGTGATCCAGTACTCCAGCCAGGTGCAGAACATCTTCTCCCTCAAGACCTTCTTCACGCGGGCAGACATGGAGAGGGCCATCAACAGCATCATCCCGCTGGCCCAGGGCACCATGACGGGGCTGGCCATCCAGTACGCTATGAACGTGGCCTTCACCACGCAGGAGGGCGCGCGCCCTCTGCACAAGAGGATCCCCCGCATCGCCATCATCGTGACGGACGGGCGGCCCCAGGACCGCGTCACCGAGGTGGCCACCCAGGCCCGGAACGCTGGCATCGAGATCTACGCCGTGGGAATCCAGCGGGCAGACATGAACTCTCTGCGGGCCATGGCCTCCCCGCCGCTGGAGGAGCACGTCTTCCTGGTGGAGTCCTTTGAGCTCATCCAGCAGTTTGCCAAGCAGTTCCAGGACAAGCTTTGCG GGGTGGACATGTGCGTGGAGCGGGAGCAcggctgccagcacagctgcatcAGCACCCCTGGCTCCTTCTACTGCGAGTGCAACCCAGGCTACAGGCTCAATGTGGATGGAAAGACCTGTTCCC CCATCGATGCGTGTGCGGACGGGAGCCACGGCTGCCAGCACCACTGTGTCAGCGTGCGGGGCTCGTACTCCTGCCGCTGCCGGCCCGGCTACTACCTCAGCCACAACAAGAGGAGCTGCACGA TGATTGACTACTGCAGCTTTGGGAACCACAGCTGCCAGCACGAGTGTGTGAGCATCCCCAACGGGCACTACTGCCGCTGCCGCAGCGGCTTCACGCTCCAGCccgacagcaagtcctgcaggG CCACCGACCTCTGCAACGGGGTGGATCACGGCTGTGAGTTCAAGTGTGTGAGCACGGAGGGCTCCTACCACTGCGTGTGCCCTGagggccagcagctccaggctgatgGCAAGACATGCAGCA agtGTGGAGCTGGGCACGTCGACCTTGTGATGGTGATCGATGGTTCCAAGAGCGTGCGGCCTCAGAACTTTGAGCTGGTGAAGCAGTTTGTGAACCGTATCGTGGACCTGCTGGAGGTGTCCCCCCACGGCACGCGGGTGGGGCTGGTGCAGTACTCCAGCCGCGTGCGCACCGAGTTCCCCCTCAACAAGTACCACAGCGCGGATGAGATCAAGAAGGCAGTGATGGACGTGGAGTACATGGAGAAAGGCACCATGACAGGCCTGGCCCTCAAGCACATGGTGgagcacagcttctctgaacTGGAAGGTGCCAGGCCTCTCTCCTACAACATCCCCAGAATCGGGCTGGTCTTCACGGATGGACGCTCCCAGGATGACATCTCCGAATGGGCCAGGAGAGCAAAGGAATCAG GAATTGTCATGTTTGCCGTGGGCGTCGGAAAAGCTGTGGAAGAAGAGCTGAGAGCGATCGCCTCTGAGCCAGTGGAGCAGCACTTCTCCTATTCAGCAGATTTCACCACCATGACCCACCTTGTGGAGAACTTCTCCCTGAACATCTGCCCAG AGGAGGGCAAAGGGGAGACGGAGATCCGCAGCCCGTGCGAGTGCGAGGCGCTGGTGCAGTTCCAGACCAACACCGTGGCCATCCTGCAGagcctgactgagaaaa TTGCTCAGATGACAGCCAGACTTGAAGACTTGGAAAAGCAGATTGCCAACAAGAAGTGA